The Euphorbia lathyris chromosome 3, ddEupLath1.1, whole genome shotgun sequence genome contains a region encoding:
- the LOC136224225 gene encoding transcription factor SRM1: MTVDEAGCSSLWTREQDKAFESALATYPEDELDRWEKIAADVPGKTVDEIKYHYELLVDDVNQIEAGCVPLPTYSSSDGSVSHGGGDEGTSKKGGNAGHHNSESGHGNKGSRSDQERRKGIAWTEDEHRLFLLGLDKYGKGDWRSISRNFVVTRTPTQVASHAQKYFIRLNSMNKDRRRSSIHDITSVGNGDVAAPQGPITGQTNGSSAGGPSAKVAKQPTQHPAGPPGIGIYATPTMGQPVGGPAVGTPVNLPGPGHMAYGVRAPVPGTVPGTMVPGAPMNMGPITYPMPPTTAHR, from the exons ATGACTGTGGATGAAGCTGGGTGTAGCTCTTTATGGACTAGAGAGCAGGATAAGGCATTTGAGAGCGCTCTGGCAACGTACCCGGAGGACGAGCTAGATCGGTGGGAGAAAATTGCAGCTGATGTACCGGGCAAAACTGTAGATGAAATTAAATATCATTATGAACTTCTTGTGGATGATGTTAATCAGATTGAAGCTGGATGTGTGCCTCTGCCTACTTATTCTTCTTCTGACGGTTCAGTGAGCCACGGTGGTGGCGATGAAGGAACTAGTAAGAAAGGTGGAAACGCGGGGCATCATAATAGTGAATCGGGTCATGGTAATAAGGGTTCTAGGTCAGATCAAGAACGCCGTAAAGGAATTGCTTGGACAGAAGATGAGCACAG GTTATTTCTTCTCGGTTTGGACAAATACGGGAAAGGTGATTGGCGAAGTATTTCCCGAAATTTCGTGGTGACAAGAACACCAACCCAAGTTGCCAGCCACGCGCAAAAGTATTTCATCCGTTTGAACTCGATGAACAAAGATAGACGGCGATCTAGCATTCACGACATCACAAGTGTGGGCAATGGAGACGTTGCAGCACCGCAAGGACCGATAACTGGTCAAACAAACGGGTCATCAGCCGGAGGTCCATCTGCCAAAGTCGCTAAACAACCTACTCAACACCCCGCTGGACCCCCTGGTATCGGCATATATGCTACTCCAACTATGGGGCAACCTGTAGGAGGTCCCGCAGTCGGAACCCCTGTTAACCTTCCTGGTCCGGGACACATGGCTTACGGCGTTAGAGCCCCAGTACCTGGAACGGTACCCGGAACAATGGTTCCCGGTGCACCAATGAACATGGGTCCTATTACATACCCAATGCCTCCCACAACTGCTCATAGGTAA